A genomic segment from Nitrospira sp. encodes:
- a CDS encoding SSU ribosomal protein S11p (S14e): MSVKKGKKKERKIVQSGVAHVQASFNNTIVTITDMSGNTVVWASAGNQGFKGSRKSTPFAAQRAGEAAARKAMENGMRQIDVYVNGPGAGRESAIRSLQSAGLRINLIRDVTPIPHNGCRPPKRRRV; encoded by the coding sequence ATGAGTGTGAAGAAGGGGAAAAAGAAGGAACGGAAGATCGTTCAGAGCGGGGTGGCTCACGTGCAAGCATCGTTCAACAACACGATCGTGACCATCACCGATATGAGCGGCAATACCGTCGTATGGGCCAGCGCGGGCAATCAAGGATTTAAGGGATCGCGGAAGAGCACGCCCTTTGCGGCCCAGCGTGCGGGGGAAGCGGCTGCGAGGAAGGCCATGGAGAACGGCATGCGCCAGATCGATGTCTACGTCAATGGGCCCGGCGCAGGGCGTGAATCCGCCATTCGCTCACTGCAAAGCGCGGGGTTGCGAATCAACCTGATCCGCGACGTGACGCCCATCCCCCACAACGGCTGTCGCCCACCGAAGCGCCGGCGTGTATAA
- a CDS encoding SSU ribosomal protein S13p (S18e), whose translation MARISGVDLPKDKRIDIGLTYVFGIGRAAAKAILKKAGVDGAIRVKDVSEDKIVKLREVIERDYRVEGDLRKEVSMNIKRLVDTGTFRGLRHRKGLPVRGQRTKTNARTRKGRRAGVGSKPQKPAGARA comes from the coding sequence ATGGCACGTATTTCTGGCGTAGATTTGCCGAAAGATAAGAGAATCGACATCGGGTTGACCTATGTGTTCGGGATCGGTCGAGCCGCTGCCAAAGCCATTCTGAAGAAGGCCGGGGTGGATGGGGCCATTCGGGTGAAGGACGTGAGCGAGGACAAAATTGTTAAGTTACGCGAAGTCATCGAGCGGGACTATCGTGTGGAAGGTGATTTACGAAAAGAAGTGTCGATGAACATCAAGCGGCTAGTGGACACCGGCACATTTCGTGGGCTTCGGCATCGGAAAGGGTTGCCTGTCCGCGGACAGCGGACCAAAACAAACGCGCGGACCCGCAAGGGAAGACGTGCTGGTGTAGGGAGCAAGCCACAAAAACCAGCAGGTGCGAGAGCATAA
- a CDS encoding LSU ribosomal protein L36p produces the protein MKVKSSVKSICAKCKVVRRRGVVRVLCVNPRHKQRQG, from the coding sequence ATGAAGGTCAAGTCGTCAGTCAAGTCGATTTGTGCGAAATGTAAAGTCGTCCGCAGACGCGGGGTCGTCCGTGTATTGTGCGTCAATCCTCGTCACAAACAGCGGCAGGGTTGA
- a CDS encoding Translation initiation factor 1, translating to MPKEDVIEVTGTVAETLPNAMFRVELEHGHKILAHISGKMRMHFIRILPGDKVTVELSPYDLTRGRITYRFK from the coding sequence GTGCCAAAAGAAGATGTCATAGAGGTGACCGGCACGGTAGCTGAAACACTTCCGAATGCGATGTTTCGAGTGGAACTGGAACATGGGCATAAGATTCTTGCGCATATCTCAGGGAAAATGCGGATGCATTTCATTCGAATTCTTCCCGGCGACAAGGTCACCGTCGAATTGTCGCCCTACGATCTGACAAGAGGCCGAATCACCTATCGTTTTAAGTAG
- a CDS encoding Methionine aminopeptidase: MIVFKTPDEVALMARASQVVAEVLEVLKGKIVPGITTDDLDRMAEEAIRGRGAIPAFKGYRNYPKTLCASVNEQVVHGIPSKRRLKEGDIIGLDLGAIVSGFYGDSAVTVPVGTATKEALRLIHVTEEALYFGIGQAVVGNRLSDISHAVQSHVEQAGFSVVTEFVGHGIGRQLHEEPQVPNYGKPGQGPRLQVGMVLAIEPMVNMGTAAVRILDDRWTAVTQDGRWSAHFEHTIAIQPSGPARILSQLSH; the protein is encoded by the coding sequence ATGATTGTCTTCAAGACGCCGGACGAAGTCGCCTTGATGGCGCGAGCATCGCAGGTGGTGGCGGAAGTGTTGGAGGTTCTGAAGGGAAAGATCGTGCCTGGGATTACGACCGACGATTTAGATCGCATGGCCGAAGAGGCAATTCGTGGTCGTGGGGCCATCCCTGCATTCAAGGGGTATCGCAACTATCCGAAGACGCTTTGTGCGTCAGTGAATGAGCAGGTGGTGCATGGGATTCCGTCGAAACGTCGGCTCAAAGAGGGTGATATCATCGGTCTCGATCTCGGTGCGATTGTCTCGGGATTCTACGGGGATTCCGCTGTGACCGTTCCGGTCGGGACGGCGACCAAAGAGGCGTTGCGGTTGATTCACGTGACGGAAGAGGCACTCTACTTCGGTATCGGACAGGCAGTCGTGGGAAATCGATTGTCCGACATCTCCCATGCCGTGCAGTCCCATGTCGAACAGGCAGGATTTTCCGTGGTGACCGAGTTTGTCGGGCATGGCATCGGACGGCAGCTTCATGAGGAACCGCAGGTCCCGAATTACGGCAAGCCAGGACAGGGACCTCGCTTGCAGGTCGGGATGGTATTGGCGATCGAGCCGATGGTCAATATGGGAACCGCTGCCGTGCGCATATTGGATGATCGTTGGACGGCCGTGACGCAAGACGGACGCTGGTCGGCTCATTTCGAACATACCATCGCCATTCAGCCCAGCGGGCCGGCGCGCATTCTTTCTCAGTTGTCACATTAA
- a CDS encoding Adenylate kinase, translating into MRLVFLGAPGVGKGTQADRVTTQFGWPKISTGDLLREAVRNKTALGVEAKTCMDEGKLVPDRVVIGMVRAKLSEPSCSGGFILDGFPRTVPQAEELNEILAEKGVALDRAINFRVSRQDIVRRLSGRRSCPKCQGVFHVDFAPSKVDGICDRCGATLVQRSDDKPETIESRLKVYDEQTAPLIAYYQQKHTLTDLDGAGDMGDVYGRLLQVLRGLGTP; encoded by the coding sequence ATGCGATTGGTGTTTCTCGGCGCTCCAGGGGTGGGAAAAGGCACTCAAGCCGATCGGGTAACCACCCAGTTCGGTTGGCCAAAAATTTCGACGGGGGACTTGTTGCGCGAGGCTGTACGGAACAAAACCGCGTTGGGGGTAGAAGCCAAGACATGCATGGATGAAGGAAAACTGGTACCGGATAGGGTCGTCATCGGCATGGTACGGGCGAAGTTATCAGAACCGTCATGCAGCGGTGGGTTCATCCTGGATGGATTTCCGAGAACCGTACCCCAGGCTGAAGAATTGAATGAGATTCTTGCCGAGAAAGGGGTTGCCTTGGACCGGGCGATCAATTTTCGAGTATCTCGCCAGGATATTGTGAGACGACTCAGCGGGCGGCGCAGTTGTCCGAAATGTCAAGGTGTCTTTCATGTGGATTTTGCACCTTCCAAGGTTGACGGTATCTGTGATCGGTGTGGTGCGACCTTGGTCCAACGAAGCGATGATAAACCGGAAACCATTGAATCCCGTTTGAAAGTCTATGACGAACAGACCGCTCCGTTGATCGCCTATTACCAGCAGAAACATACGCTGACCGACCTCGATGGAGCCGGCGATATGGGCGACGTCTACGGGAGACTGCTTCAAGTGCTCCGTGGACTTGGCACTCCATGA
- a CDS encoding Protein translocase subunit SecY: MFERLLTSFQNIFKIQELRTRVLFTLGMLVVYRVGAHIPTPGINGEALSEFLQKQGGALLGFLDIFSGGSLSRLTIFALGIMPYISASIILQLLTVVIPHLSKLAKEGERGRKKIIQYTRFGTIVIALIQGFGIAVGLEQMNQGAFVLSPGWGFRFMTVITLCAGTGFLMWLGEQITERGIGNGISLIIFAGIVARLPAAVAQTFDLYKVGQLSFPLLVVLTLVMFAVVAAIVFLESGRRKVPVQYAKRVIGRRVYGGQSTHIPLKINTAGVIPPIFASSIIAFPATIAGFFETPWIKAIGTQLAPGSLLYTLMYVGLIVFFCFFYTAVVMNPVDMADNLKKYGGFVPGIRPGQRTSDYIYSVLTKITFAGAIYLAIVCVIPEFLIYKLNMPFYFGGTSLLIVIGVGLDTAQQIESHLLNRNYDGFLQKGKLRGRTS, from the coding sequence GTGTTTGAGCGGCTCCTGACCAGTTTTCAAAACATCTTCAAGATTCAGGAATTGCGGACCCGCGTGCTGTTCACGTTGGGAATGCTCGTCGTCTATCGTGTCGGCGCCCATATTCCGACTCCGGGAATCAACGGAGAAGCTCTTTCCGAATTTCTCCAAAAGCAGGGCGGTGCGCTGCTCGGGTTTTTAGACATTTTTTCGGGGGGATCGCTCTCGCGACTTACGATCTTCGCGCTGGGCATCATGCCCTACATCAGCGCCTCGATTATTTTGCAGTTGTTGACCGTCGTCATCCCTCACCTCTCAAAGCTGGCGAAGGAAGGAGAACGTGGCCGCAAGAAAATTATTCAATACACGCGATTCGGCACGATCGTCATCGCGCTGATTCAGGGCTTCGGAATTGCGGTCGGCCTCGAACAGATGAATCAAGGTGCGTTTGTGCTGAGCCCCGGCTGGGGATTTCGGTTCATGACCGTGATTACGCTCTGTGCTGGAACCGGCTTTCTCATGTGGCTGGGTGAGCAAATCACGGAACGCGGCATCGGAAACGGAATTTCCCTGATCATCTTTGCAGGGATCGTCGCAAGGTTGCCGGCGGCGGTGGCTCAGACATTTGACCTCTACAAGGTCGGCCAGCTCAGTTTCCCGCTGTTGGTCGTCTTGACCTTGGTGATGTTCGCAGTGGTCGCAGCCATCGTGTTTTTGGAAAGTGGGCGGAGAAAAGTCCCGGTGCAGTATGCGAAGCGTGTCATTGGACGTCGGGTGTACGGCGGCCAGAGTACGCATATACCGCTTAAAATAAATACAGCCGGCGTGATACCGCCTATTTTTGCGTCGTCCATCATCGCCTTCCCAGCCACCATTGCCGGGTTTTTTGAAACGCCCTGGATCAAGGCGATCGGGACTCAGCTCGCTCCGGGCTCTCTGTTGTACACACTGATGTATGTAGGACTGATCGTGTTTTTCTGCTTTTTTTATACGGCGGTCGTGATGAACCCGGTCGATATGGCTGACAATTTAAAGAAGTACGGCGGATTCGTTCCTGGTATACGCCCCGGCCAGCGGACGTCGGATTATATCTACTCGGTGCTCACAAAGATCACTTTTGCCGGGGCCATTTACCTGGCGATTGTCTGTGTGATTCCGGAGTTTCTTATTTATAAATTGAACATGCCGTTTTACTTCGGCGGAACCTCTCTGTTGATCGTCATCGGTGTCGGTCTGGATACGGCTCAACAAATCGAGTCGCATCTGTTGAACCGCAATTACGACGGTTTTCTACAAAAGGGAAAACTCCGCGGTAGGACTTCATAA
- a CDS encoding LSU ribosomal protein L15p (L27Ae), with protein sequence MKLHELAPSQGATQRRKRIGRGPGSGHGKTATKGHKGLKARSGGGKRPGFEGGQMPLIRRVPKYGFANRFRVEYAIVNLKSLADLETTEAITPQLLLNEGLVRRKGQLIKILAQGEVTKPLVVQAHKFSKSAEAKIQAAGGRAEVIRGV encoded by the coding sequence ATGAAGTTACATGAACTTGCTCCTTCTCAGGGGGCTACACAGCGACGGAAGCGAATCGGGCGTGGTCCAGGATCCGGTCATGGAAAAACCGCGACGAAGGGTCATAAGGGACTCAAGGCTCGATCCGGCGGTGGGAAACGACCGGGGTTCGAAGGCGGTCAGATGCCGCTGATTCGCAGGGTCCCGAAGTATGGATTTGCGAACCGATTTCGTGTCGAGTACGCCATCGTTAACTTGAAAAGCTTGGCTGATCTGGAGACGACAGAAGCCATTACGCCCCAACTCTTGTTGAATGAAGGCCTTGTGCGACGAAAAGGACAGCTGATCAAGATCCTAGCCCAAGGAGAGGTTACCAAGCCTCTCGTGGTCCAGGCTCACAAGTTCAGCAAGTCAGCCGAGGCAAAGATTCAGGCAGCCGGAGGGAGGGCTGAGGTCATTCGCGGTGTTTGA
- a CDS encoding LSU ribosomal protein L30p (L7e): MATEKKSTGVQSGFRITLKRSPIGTPYKHRLVLRGLGLRKLNATVFRPASDQVKGMIAKVGYLLEVSPQ, encoded by the coding sequence ATGGCTACTGAAAAGAAATCGACCGGAGTTCAATCAGGCTTCCGTATCACTCTCAAACGGAGCCCGATCGGAACTCCCTACAAACACAGATTGGTCTTGAGGGGGTTGGGCCTTCGAAAGCTCAACGCAACTGTATTTCGGCCTGCAAGCGATCAAGTGAAAGGCATGATCGCCAAGGTAGGTTATCTATTGGAAGTGAGTCCGCAATGA
- a CDS encoding SSU ribosomal protein S5p (S2e): protein MRVNPEELSLKDKVVFINRVAKVVKGGKRFNFCALVVVGDGQGYVGVGKGKAAEVPVAISKAVEQAKKHLVRVPIAGGTIPHEVHGLFGAEHVLLKPAADGTGIIAGGAVRAVVELVGAHNVIAKTLGRGNPFNAVRATINGLQQLRDPQEVMRLRRGTGVEPQVQI from the coding sequence GTGCGAGTCAATCCCGAAGAATTGAGCTTAAAAGATAAGGTTGTGTTCATCAACCGAGTCGCCAAGGTCGTAAAGGGCGGAAAGCGGTTCAACTTTTGCGCCCTGGTGGTGGTGGGTGATGGCCAGGGGTACGTGGGTGTCGGGAAGGGGAAGGCTGCCGAGGTTCCCGTGGCGATTTCAAAAGCCGTGGAGCAGGCCAAGAAGCACTTGGTGCGCGTCCCCATCGCCGGAGGAACCATCCCACACGAAGTACACGGGTTGTTCGGTGCGGAGCATGTTCTCTTGAAACCAGCCGCCGATGGAACTGGCATCATTGCAGGGGGCGCGGTTCGTGCCGTGGTGGAGTTGGTTGGCGCCCACAATGTTATCGCCAAGACGTTAGGTCGTGGGAATCCATTCAATGCCGTACGGGCAACCATCAACGGGCTCCAGCAGTTGCGCGATCCGCAAGAAGTCATGCGGCTGCGTCGAGGCACCGGAGTTGAACCGCAGGTGCAGATCTAA
- a CDS encoding LSU ribosomal protein L18p (L5e): MNIQEKNRKLERRKHRVRQSVIGTGDRPRLNVFRSRSHIYAQIIDDLRGHTVAAASTMDKSLRTSVKSPGSIEGAKAVGKLLAERAKAAQISMVVFDRGGRLYHGRVKALAEASREGGLQF; the protein is encoded by the coding sequence ATGAACATCCAAGAAAAAAATCGAAAGTTGGAACGCCGTAAACACCGTGTCCGCCAGTCCGTGATCGGAACGGGTGATCGACCACGGTTAAACGTGTTCCGAAGCCGGTCTCACATTTATGCTCAGATCATCGACGATTTGCGTGGTCATACGGTCGCGGCTGCCTCCACAATGGACAAATCATTGCGGACATCCGTCAAGTCCCCGGGAAGTATCGAAGGCGCCAAAGCTGTCGGGAAACTGCTTGCGGAGCGAGCAAAGGCAGCGCAGATCTCGATGGTGGTATTTGATCGTGGTGGGCGCCTGTATCATGGACGAGTGAAGGCTTTAGCCGAGGCATCGCGTGAAGGGGGCCTGCAATTCTAG